DNA from Dokdonella koreensis DS-123:
GGCGTGCTGGCTGGCGGCGCTGCTGCTGGGCACGGCCGGCGGCACCGTCCAGGCGGCCGGTGCCGCCGCGACCCGCGCGCAGATCGATGCGATCCTCGCCGAGCCGCGCTTCGCCGCGGCGAGCTGGGGCGTCCAGGCGGTGTCGATCGACAGCGGCCGCACGGTCTATGCCCACCAGGCCGAGCGCCTGCTGGTACCGGCCTCGACGGCCAAGCTCTACACCGCGGCGCTGGCGCTGGCGACATTCGGCGGCGACTACCGGATACCGACGACGCTGTTCGCGACGGCGGCACCGGCTCGCGACGGTGAACTGCACGGCGACCTGGTCCTCTACGGCTACGGCGATCCGGCGCTCGGCGCCGATGCGGACGTGTCCTGGGCCGACCGGCTGGCGATCGCGCTGCGCCGGCGCGGCGTTACCCGCGTGCACGGCGACCTGATCGGCGATGCCACGCGCTTCGCGGCGCCGCTGTTCGGCGCCGGCTGGGAAGCGGCGGACCTGCAGAGCTGGTTCGGCATGCCCGCGGCGGCGCTCAGCGTGGACGAGAACCTGGTGACGGTCCGCATCCGGCCGGCGCCGCAGGTCGGGGCGATGGCCGGCCTGCGCTTCGAGCCGCCCGGCTCGGCGCCGGACCTGGCCAATCGCCTGCTGACGGTCGCCCGCGGGCGGCCCACCGATGTCGGCCTGTTCCGCGCACCGGGACAGGCCACGCTGCAGGCGTTCGGCAGCATCGCCGCCGATGCGGGCGAGCAGCGCTACCGCCTGGCGCTGGTGGACCCGGCGCTGACGGCGGCCGGCCAGCTGCGCGACGCGCTGGCCCGGCAGGGCGTGACGCTGGAAGGGCGGTTGCGCAGCGTCTACTGGCCGGAGCGCACCGTGGCGATGGCCGCCGATGCGCCGCAACGCATCGCCGAGGTGCACTCGCCGCCGCTGGCCGACCTGGTACGGCGCGGGCTCAAGGTGTCGCAGAACCTGTACCTGCAGAATCTGTTCCTGCTGGTCGGCGCGGCGGAGGCGGACAAGGTGCGCGCGCTGCAGCCCGACTCCCTGCCGTTCCGCAGCACCGATCAGCGGGCGGCCGATGCGCTGCGCCGTTATTTGTCGGGCCTCGGCATCACACCGCAGCAGGCTTCGATCGAGGACGGGGCCGGCCTGTCGCGGCGCAACCTGACCTCGGCCGCGGCGCTGGCCACCCTGCTGCAACGCTGGGGCGACACGCCCGACGGCGCGGCCTTCCGGTTGGCGCTGCCGCAGGCGGGCGTCGACGGCTCGCTCGCCGGCCGCCTGCGCGATACGCCCGCGCAGGGCCGCGTCCATGCCAAGACCGGCGCGATGAACGGCATTCGCGGCCTGGCCGGCTACCTGACCACCGCCGCCGGCGAACGGCTGGCGTTCGCGATCCTGCTCAACAACTACCAGCCGCCGGGGGACGCGGCCACGGCACGGCCGAGCGGCGAGATCGACCGCATCGTGCTGGCGCTGGCCGCGCTCGACGAGCGCAGTTCCGCGGCAAGGCCCTAGCCGGGGCAGCGGTTTCGTCGCCGGGTCGCACCGGCAGGCTGCGCGGCGCCGGCCGGTCGAAGCGGCGGGCCGCCGCGGCGTGGCCCGATAAAGAGAAAGCGGCCGCCCGATGGCGGCCGCGCTCGTCTGCCGATGGCGACGGCAACCGGCGGCGAAGCCTCGCCGCCGGCCGCGCGGGTCAGGGCAGGACTTCGAAGCCGTCGGTGAAGATGCCTTCACCGCGGCTGCTGCAGCCTTCGATGCGGATGTCGTCGACGTACCAGGCGTCGGCCGCGGCCGACTGGTCGGTGCCCAGGCGCCAGCGCAGCTGCACCGAGCGATCGGCCCATTCGCTGAGATCGATCAGCGTATCGGCGTAGGCACGCGTGCCGCACCAGCCGTCGAGGCCAGCGAGTGGACTGCCCCAGCTGGTGCTGACCGGTGCGACGTACGGATCGTTGATCAGGCGTGCCCCGGTGACCTGCGTGAACGCGCCGCCGTCGACCGCGATCTCCAGTATGCCGGCGTCGTAGCAGGTCGTCGTCGCCGCGACCGGCTCCAGCGCGCGCCAGTTCTGGTAGCGCAGCGTGATCGGCGACTGGCCGGCCGGCAGCGCGATGACCGGCGAGGTCAGCCGCTGATCGGTGACCGTGGCGACGTCGGTGGCCTTGAACGCATTGCCGCCGGACAGCGGGCTGGGACGTTGCGTGGACAGCGCCCAGTTCGAGGCGCCGCTGCCGCCGGTCGTGACGAAGCCGCCGGCACCGGCGGTGAAGGCTTCCTCGAACAGCATCGTCGTGGTCTGGTCGAAATCGCACTGTCCCGGCGCCGCCGCCGTCCGGAACCGGTAGACGGCCGATGCCGTGCCGGTGCCGCAGACGTTGTCGGGCGTGATCCGCCAGTAGTAGGTCGTCGCCGAGGCGAGTGCCGCCGCCGGCGTGTACTGCGTGTCCTCGACGGTCTCGTCGAGGATCACCGTGCCGAACGCCGCGTCGGTGGCGATCTCCAGCCGGTAGGCGGCCGCCTGCGGGCTGGCCTGCCAGATCAGCGTCGGCAGCAGGGTCTGGCCGACCGCCTGGTCGGCCGGCGCGACCAGCTGCGGGCTGGCGGGCGCCGCCGTGGCGATCAGCAGGCCGCGTTCGACGGTCGAGGTCCGGTCGACGTTGCTGGCGGCGATCGTCAGCGTGGCGCCGCCGGCGGCCGCCGCGCCGGTGTTGCCGATCGTCAGCGTCGCGCTGCCCGGTGGCGTCACGCTGGGCTGGGAGAACGTGGCGGTCGTGCCGGCCGGCTGGCCGCTGACCGACAGCGCGACCGGCGTGGCGTAGCCGAGGATCGAGCCGATGTCGATCGCGTACTGCGCGTTCGCCGGCGCGCAGACGGCCTGCTGGGCCGGCGAGGCCGTCAGCGTGAAGGCGGCCTCGTAGGCGCAGTTGCGGCAGACCAGGGCGAAGTCCTGGTCGGTGGCCGAGCCGCCGGGCACGCCGTCGCCGGGCAGATTGGTGGCGATCACGCGCACGGTCACGCTGCCGCCGGGATTGGCGATGATGACGCCTTCGGTGTTGTTGCGCGTGTCGGCCGCACCGCCGGTGGTCGAGACATTGTTGGCGATGACGTTGCCGCGGTAGAGCTGGCCGCCGGTCTCGACCTCGAGGTCGAGGTTGTTGACCAGCGCCGGGTTGGCGCCGGTCGCCGCGGCGGCGTCGGTCCAGGCCAGCGAGATCCGCAGCGGCTTGCTGGTATCGGGCACGCCGTAGATGGCCTGCCAGGACTGGCCGACCGAGGTCAGCACCTGGCTCTGGTCGACGTAGGTCGAGGCGGCGTAGTCCAGGCCCATGCTGCCGGGCAGGTCGACGCGGCCCCAGCCGAAGCTGGTGTTCGGGATGCTGGCGCTGCCGACCGGCTTGGCGCCGTTGATCAGCAGGGCCTTGATCATCGCCGGGCTGGGCGTCGCGCCGCTGTTGGTGTCGCGCCACCATTCGGTCAGCAGCGCGGCGGCGCCGGCGGCATGCGGCGAGGCCATGCTGGTGCCGGAGCAGTAGGCGTACTGGTTGCTGGTGCCGGCGATCGCGGTCGCGCATTGCGCAGCGCCGGCGACGCGACGGGCCGAGGCGATCTGCTCGCCGGGCGTGGCGATGGTCGGGCCGAAGCGGCCGTCGTTGGTCGGGCCGCGGCTGGAGAAGCTGGAGATCGCGTCGATGTCGCCGACGCGGTAGTTGCGCGAGCTGGCCGTGACGATCGGGTTCTTGGCCGCCTTCGGCGCGGTCAGCGTGCCGGCGCCGGGGCCGCTGTTGCCGGCCGAGAACACCATGACGAACGGCTCGGCGGCCGGCGTGTCGAAGTTGCCGTCGCGGATGATCTGGTCCCAGGTGCGCGCGGCGGCGGTATAGCTGGTGCCGCCGCTTTCGCCGGAGGTCCAGCTGCCGTTGCCGCCGGTGGCGCCGCCGAGCAGGGCGTCCTTGGACAGCACCTGCCAGCCGCCGGTCGGCGGCCAGGGCACCGAGCCGGTGCAGATCGGGTTCTGCGCGAAGATGCGCACGCCGGGCGCCATGCCCAGGCCGAAGAGGAAGCCCTGCGCATCGGTCAGGCCGGTGGCCGCCGTGCCGGCGATGATGCCGGCCACGTGCGTGCCGTGGCCGCCGCTGGTGTTGTCGTCGCCGGGACCGTTGCCGGCGGGGCAGCCCGGGTAGGTCTTGCCGCCGGCGATGCGCGAGGCGAGATCCGGATGCGTGAGGTCCACGCCCGAGTCGATGACCGCCCAGGTCACGCCGGTGCCGCGATAGCCGATCAGGTCGAGCCAGGGCGCGTAGCCGGTCACCGGCACGTTGCCGCTGCCGTAGTTGCGGGCGCTGATCTGGTCGGACATCTCGTCGTCGAGAATCGCGGCCGGGCTGGCGTGCTCCAGCCAGATCACCTGCGGCAGCGCGGCCAGGGCCTGCAGCTGCGCGGCATCGGCCTCGATCCAGGCGTTGTGGAACACGCCGTCGGTCTGCGCCGGGCCGTGGTTGACCACCGTCGCGCCGGCCTGGCCCAGCGCGGCGAGCACGGCATCGACGTCGCCGTCGTTGTAGAAGAACACGCCGACGTTGCGGATCGCGCCGCTGCGCTTGGCCAGGTCCGGCGCGATCTTCCAGGCGGGCAGGTAGTTGCCCTGCCAGCGCACCTGCGGATGGCTGGCGAAGCGCGCGACGGCGGCGGCCTCGGCCCAGACCAGGTAGGTGTTGTCGGGGTAGTACTGCAGCGGGCGGATGCCGGTGGCGGCCAGCTCGTCGAGCCATTGGCCCTGGATCGCACGGCCGAACTGCACGAAACGCAGGCCGCGGCCATCGCTTTCGCTGCGGTAGCTGCCGTCGTCGCCGGGGACGCCGTGGCGCGGATCGAAGCGCAGGTCGCCGAAGCTGATGATGCCGCTGCCGGCGGTGCCGGCGACGGTGCCGGCGGCCAGGCCTGCGCCGATCGCGCTGGCGGGTGCGGCGCTTGCGGCGGCCGCCGTGGTCAAAATCAAGCCCAGCGCGGCGGCGAGCCGCGTCACGTGAATGGTCTGCATGATGTGGTGAGCCCCAGTCGGAAAACGGTATCGCCAGCGGTCGCCGATCCCTTCGCCGCGGACGGCCCGACCATACCATCGGCTGCGGTGGCGATCGAGTCTCGCCGGCGTGCGCGGGCGCACGGTTTGCGCGGTGCCGGTGCCGGGCCCGATAATCGCCGGCCGTCACTCCTCTGCCGTCCGGACACCCCCCATGCTCGATCCTGCCTTGCTGCGTGGCCAGCTCGCCACCGTGGCCGACCGTCTCGCCACGCGCGGCTACACGCTCGACGTCGCCGCCATCGAATCGCTGGAAAGCGAGCGCAAGGCGGTGCAGTCGGCGACGCAGGAGCTCCAGAATCTGCGCAACACCCGCTCGAAGGCGATCGGCATCGCCAAGGGCAAGGGCGAAGACGCGTCCGCGCTGATGGCCGAGGTCGCCGCGATCGCCGGCCAGCTGAGCGACAACGAACAGCGCCTGGCCGAGGTGCAGCAGCGCCTGGGCGCAATCGCGCTGCAACTGCCGAACCTGCCGGACCTGGAGGTGCCGCACGGCGCCGACGAGGCCGGCAACGTCGAGCAGCATCGCTGGGGCGAGCCGCGCGTGTTCGATTTCCCGGTGAAGGACCACGTCGAGCTGGGCGCGCGCAAGGGCTGGCTCGATGCCGAGACCGCCGCCAAGCTGTCCGGCGCGCGGTTCACGCTGCTGCGCGGGGAACTGGCGCGGCTGCACCGGGCGCTCGCGCAGTTCATGCTCGACCTGCACGGCGGCGAGCACGGCTACGTCGAGACCAACGTGCCGCTGCTGGTCAACGCCGAGGCGATGCAGGGCACCGGCCAGCTGCCGAAGTTCGAGGACGACCTGTTCGCGACCGCCGTCGGCGACAGCCGGCGCTACCTGATCCCGACCGCCGAGGTGCCGCTGACCAACACCGTG
Protein-coding regions in this window:
- the dacB gene encoding D-alanyl-D-alanine carboxypeptidase/D-alanyl-D-alanine endopeptidase — translated: MKRPACWLAALLLGTAGGTVQAAGAAATRAQIDAILAEPRFAAASWGVQAVSIDSGRTVYAHQAERLLVPASTAKLYTAALALATFGGDYRIPTTLFATAAPARDGELHGDLVLYGYGDPALGADADVSWADRLAIALRRRGVTRVHGDLIGDATRFAAPLFGAGWEAADLQSWFGMPAAALSVDENLVTVRIRPAPQVGAMAGLRFEPPGSAPDLANRLLTVARGRPTDVGLFRAPGQATLQAFGSIAADAGEQRYRLALVDPALTAAGQLRDALARQGVTLEGRLRSVYWPERTVAMAADAPQRIAEVHSPPLADLVRRGLKVSQNLYLQNLFLLVGAAEADKVRALQPDSLPFRSTDQRAADALRRYLSGLGITPQQASIEDGAGLSRRNLTSAAALATLLQRWGDTPDGAAFRLALPQAGVDGSLAGRLRDTPAQGRVHAKTGAMNGIRGLAGYLTTAAGERLAFAILLNNYQPPGDAATARPSGEIDRIVLALAALDERSSAARP
- the serS gene encoding serine--tRNA ligase; this translates as MLDPALLRGQLATVADRLATRGYTLDVAAIESLESERKAVQSATQELQNLRNTRSKAIGIAKGKGEDASALMAEVAAIAGQLSDNEQRLAEVQQRLGAIALQLPNLPDLEVPHGADEAGNVEQHRWGEPRVFDFPVKDHVELGARKGWLDAETAAKLSGARFTLLRGELARLHRALAQFMLDLHGGEHGYVETNVPLLVNAEAMQGTGQLPKFEDDLFATAVGDSRRYLIPTAEVPLTNTVRDGILDAAELPLRMTAHSMCFRAEAGSGGRDMRGMIRQHQFEKVELVSIVKPAESAAEHERMTRCAEVVLEKLGLPYRRMLLCTGDMGFAAARTYDLEVWLPSQQTYREISSCSNCTDFQARRMLARWRNPDGGKTELVHTLNGSGVAVGRALIAVVENYQNADGSIEVPEVLHPYMGGLARIA
- a CDS encoding S8 family serine peptidase; translated protein: MQTIHVTRLAAALGLILTTAAAASAAPASAIGAGLAAGTVAGTAGSGIISFGDLRFDPRHGVPGDDGSYRSESDGRGLRFVQFGRAIQGQWLDELAATGIRPLQYYPDNTYLVWAEAAAVARFASHPQVRWQGNYLPAWKIAPDLAKRSGAIRNVGVFFYNDGDVDAVLAALGQAGATVVNHGPAQTDGVFHNAWIEADAAQLQALAALPQVIWLEHASPAAILDDEMSDQISARNYGSGNVPVTGYAPWLDLIGYRGTGVTWAVIDSGVDLTHPDLASRIAGGKTYPGCPAGNGPGDDNTSGGHGTHVAGIIAGTAATGLTDAQGFLFGLGMAPGVRIFAQNPICTGSVPWPPTGGWQVLSKDALLGGATGGNGSWTSGESGGTSYTAAARTWDQIIRDGNFDTPAAEPFVMVFSAGNSGPGAGTLTAPKAAKNPIVTASSRNYRVGDIDAISSFSSRGPTNDGRFGPTIATPGEQIASARRVAGAAQCATAIAGTSNQYAYCSGTSMASPHAAGAAALLTEWWRDTNSGATPSPAMIKALLINGAKPVGSASIPNTSFGWGRVDLPGSMGLDYAASTYVDQSQVLTSVGQSWQAIYGVPDTSKPLRISLAWTDAAAATGANPALVNNLDLEVETGGQLYRGNVIANNVSTTGGAADTRNNTEGVIIANPGGSVTVRVIATNLPGDGVPGGSATDQDFALVCRNCAYEAAFTLTASPAQQAVCAPANAQYAIDIGSILGYATPVALSVSGQPAGTTATFSQPSVTPPGSATLTIGNTGAAAAGGATLTIAASNVDRTSTVERGLLIATAAPASPQLVAPADQAVGQTLLPTLIWQASPQAAAYRLEIATDAAFGTVILDETVEDTQYTPAAALASATTYYWRITPDNVCGTGTASAVYRFRTAAAPGQCDFDQTTTMLFEEAFTAGAGGFVTTGGSGASNWALSTQRPSPLSGGNAFKATDVATVTDQRLTSPVIALPAGQSPITLRYQNWRALEPVAATTTCYDAGILEIAVDGGAFTQVTGARLINDPYVAPVSTSWGSPLAGLDGWCGTRAYADTLIDLSEWADRSVQLRWRLGTDQSAAADAWYVDDIRIEGCSSRGEGIFTDGFEVLP